One part of the Gossypium raimondii isolate GPD5lz chromosome 1, ASM2569854v1, whole genome shotgun sequence genome encodes these proteins:
- the LOC105786479 gene encoding actin-depolymerizing factor 2, with protein sequence MANAASGMAVHDDCKLKFQELKAKRTHRFIVFKIEEKQKQVIVEKLGEPTESYEDFTKCLPADECRYAVYDFDFLTAENVPKSRIFFIAWSPDTSRIRSKMIYASSKDRFKRELDGIQVELQATDPTEMGLDVFKSRAN encoded by the exons GCCAATGCTGCATCGGGAATGGCTGTGCATGATGATTGCAAGTTGAAGTTCCAAGAACTTAAGGCAAAAAGAACCCACCgctttattgttttcaaaatcgAGGAGAAGCAGAAGCAAGTTATCGTGGAGAAGCTTGGTGAGCCAACTGAGAGCTATGAAGATTTTACTAAATGTCTTCCCGCTGATGAATGTCGTTATGCTGTGTACGATTTTGATTTTCTAACAGCCGAGAACGTCCCAAAGAGCAGAATCTTTTTCATCGCATG GTCTCCCGATACATCAAGGATCAGGAGCAAAATGATATATGCTAGCTCCAAAGACAGATTCAAGCGAGAACTGGATGGAATCCAAGTGGAATTGCAAGCAACAGATCCAACCGAGATGGGTCTTGATGTCTTCAAAAGCCGTGCTAACTGA